In Xylanibacter ruminicola 23, a single genomic region encodes these proteins:
- the truB gene encoding tRNA pseudouridine(55) synthase TruB: MNFQEGAYIYINKPYRMSSFGALAHIRYVLSKRLHVKRVKMGHAGTLDPLATGVLVLCTGKATKQIEALQLHSKEYTATLQLGATTPSYDLEHEVDATYPTAHITRELIEQTLPRFVGDIMQRPPLFSACKVGGDRAYELARKGSDHQLAEKPVHIDEIEIIDFDPEKMQLQIRVGCGKGTYIRSLARDIGEALGSGAHLTALCRTRVGDVRLEDCLTFDEFPAWLEEKLNIND; this comes from the coding sequence ATGAACTTTCAGGAAGGCGCATATATCTATATCAACAAGCCCTATCGTATGAGCAGTTTCGGGGCGCTGGCGCATATCCGTTATGTGCTGAGCAAACGACTGCATGTGAAACGTGTGAAAATGGGGCATGCCGGCACCTTAGACCCCTTGGCAACAGGTGTGCTGGTGCTGTGCACCGGTAAGGCCACCAAGCAGATTGAGGCTTTGCAGCTGCACTCAAAGGAGTATACGGCTACCCTGCAGTTGGGTGCCACCACTCCCAGTTACGACTTGGAGCATGAGGTGGACGCAACTTACCCCACAGCGCATATCACCCGTGAGCTGATTGAGCAGACACTGCCCAGGTTTGTGGGCGATATTATGCAGCGACCACCGCTGTTTTCGGCCTGTAAGGTAGGTGGCGACCGTGCCTACGAACTGGCACGCAAGGGTAGCGACCACCAGTTGGCCGAGAAGCCAGTGCATATCGATGAGATAGAAATCATTGATTTCGATCCCGAAAAGATGCAGCTGCAGATACGTGTGGGATGCGGTAAGGGTACCTACATCCGCTCGCTGGCTCGCGACATTGGCGAGGCCCTTGGCAGCGGCGCACATCTTACTGCCCTGTGCCGCACTCGCGTGGGCGACGTCAGACTGGAGGATTGTCTCACATTCGATGAGTTCCCAGCCTGGCTTGAAGAGAAATTAAACATTAATGATTAA
- the queA gene encoding tRNA preQ1(34) S-adenosylmethionine ribosyltransferase-isomerase QueA, whose protein sequence is MKLSQFKFKLPEEQIALEPPFHRDECKLMVLHRKSKRIESGLDFRNILDYFDEDDAFIFNDTKVFPARLYGTKEKTDAKIEVFLLRELNADQRLWDVLVEPARKIRIGNKLFFEEDGPMVAEVIDNTTSRGRTLRFLYDCPHDEFKQMLFGLGEAPLPRYIIDRRPATEEDMTNFQTIYAKNEGAVTAPATGLHFSRELMKRMEIKGINFAFITLHCGLGNFDAIEVEDLTKHKMSSEQMFIPAEACEIVNKAKEEGHRVCCVGVSTARATESAVGTDGMLKEFEGWTNKFIFPPYEFGLCNALIGNFYHPESPMMMTEASFAGYDLLYEGYQRALKEGYKFGCYGDALLMLDD, encoded by the coding sequence ATGAAGTTATCACAGTTTAAGTTTAAGTTACCTGAAGAGCAGATTGCACTTGAGCCACCTTTCCATCGCGACGAGTGCAAGCTGATGGTGTTGCATCGTAAGAGTAAGCGAATCGAGAGTGGTCTCGACTTCCGTAACATCCTCGACTACTTTGACGAGGACGATGCATTCATCTTCAACGACACTAAGGTGTTCCCTGCCCGTTTGTACGGTACCAAGGAGAAGACCGATGCCAAGATTGAGGTGTTCTTGCTGCGCGAGCTTAATGCCGACCAGCGCTTGTGGGATGTGCTTGTAGAGCCAGCCCGTAAGATTCGTATCGGCAACAAACTCTTTTTCGAGGAAGATGGTCCTATGGTGGCTGAGGTGATTGATAACACCACCAGCCGTGGCCGTACGCTGCGTTTCCTCTACGACTGTCCACACGATGAATTCAAGCAGATGCTGTTCGGTTTGGGCGAGGCTCCACTGCCACGCTACATTATCGACCGTCGTCCTGCTACCGAGGAGGATATGACTAATTTCCAGACCATCTACGCTAAGAACGAGGGTGCTGTTACTGCACCTGCCACTGGCTTGCACTTTAGTCGTGAGCTGATGAAGCGTATGGAGATTAAGGGTATCAACTTTGCCTTTATCACCCTGCACTGCGGTCTGGGTAACTTCGATGCTATCGAGGTTGAGGACCTGACCAAGCACAAGATGTCGAGCGAGCAGATGTTTATTCCTGCCGAGGCTTGTGAGATTGTAAACAAGGCCAAGGAGGAAGGACACCGTGTGTGCTGCGTAGGTGTGAGCACCGCCCGTGCTACCGAGAGTGCCGTAGGTACCGATGGTATGCTGAAGGAGTTTGAGGGATGGACCAACAAGTTTATCTTCCCTCCATACGAGTTCGGACTGTGTAATGCACTGATTGGTAATTTCTATCACCCTGAATCACCCATGATGATGACCGAGGCTTCGTTTGCAGGCTACGACCTGCTGTACGAGGGCTATCAGCGTGCGCTGAAGGAGGGTTATAAGTTTGGTTGCTACGGCGATGCCCTGTTGATGTTGGACGATTAA
- a CDS encoding OmpP1/FadL family transporter, producing MTRKLIVSGLLAIASTATVHAGGLMTNTNYHIAFDRMFARGATTEIDAAYSNPAGLAWGHEGFQFSLNFQKPWQNRDIETTVPGFLGTGFQQKYNGKASAPIVPALFASYKKDRVALSAMIGIVGSGGFVKYEEGIPMFEVPLKAMLAQAGMMPNSYRFDSEMKGKQYIYGGQVNLTYKVNDNFSAAIGMRANYYDGYNRGHVVADIPNYTSSTAPAANIDLINLQLDCIQRGWGFAPIVSFDYHDGPLTIAARYEFRTKIKTENDTKTLSARIKNTDPTTASVMPYIEGDLALAQFGDKVAAYKDGAETRYDMPSLFVAAVGYEFSEKLRGTLEYHFFDDKHAKMAGDRQKELTHGTHEILAGVEYDINKKFTVSCGGQRTDYGLADGYQQNTSFACDSYSVGCGGAWNINDKMRLNVSYFCSLYSDFNKNQQQYQGLPYAGTDVYSRTNHVIGVGLDYKF from the coding sequence ATGACGAGAAAATTAATTGTTTCAGGCCTGCTGGCAATAGCCTCGACAGCCACTGTCCACGCAGGTGGACTGATGACCAACACGAATTATCACATAGCATTCGACCGTATGTTTGCGCGCGGTGCAACGACCGAAATCGACGCAGCCTACAGTAACCCCGCCGGACTGGCTTGGGGTCACGAGGGATTCCAGTTTTCATTGAACTTCCAGAAGCCATGGCAGAATCGTGACATCGAGACAACTGTACCAGGTTTCTTAGGCACAGGTTTCCAGCAGAAGTATAATGGTAAGGCTTCGGCTCCCATCGTACCTGCCCTTTTTGCTTCTTACAAGAAGGATCGTGTGGCCTTATCAGCCATGATCGGTATTGTAGGCAGCGGCGGTTTCGTAAAGTACGAAGAAGGCATCCCCATGTTCGAGGTACCCCTCAAGGCCATGCTGGCACAGGCTGGCATGATGCCCAACAGCTACCGCTTCGACTCAGAGATGAAGGGTAAGCAGTACATCTATGGCGGTCAGGTGAACCTGACCTACAAGGTGAACGACAATTTCTCGGCTGCCATTGGTATGCGTGCCAACTACTACGATGGTTACAACCGTGGCCATGTAGTAGCCGACATCCCCAACTATACCTCTTCGACAGCACCTGCAGCCAACATCGACCTGATTAACCTACAGCTCGACTGCATTCAGCGTGGTTGGGGCTTTGCACCTATCGTAAGCTTCGACTACCATGACGGTCCACTCACCATCGCTGCACGATACGAGTTCCGCACAAAAATCAAGACTGAGAATGATACCAAAACACTTTCGGCTCGTATCAAGAACACTGATCCTACCACTGCGAGTGTAATGCCTTACATCGAGGGCGACCTGGCATTGGCACAGTTCGGCGACAAGGTGGCTGCCTATAAGGATGGCGCCGAGACACGTTACGACATGCCTTCGCTGTTTGTAGCAGCCGTAGGCTACGAGTTCTCAGAGAAGCTGCGCGGTACACTGGAGTACCATTTCTTCGACGATAAGCACGCCAAGATGGCTGGCGACCGTCAGAAGGAACTGACACATGGCACCCACGAGATTCTGGCTGGTGTAGAGTACGACATCAACAAGAAATTCACTGTTAGCTGCGGTGGACAACGCACCGACTATGGTTTGGCCGACGGATATCAGCAGAACACATCGTTTGCTTGCGACAGCTACAGCGTAGGTTGCGGTGGTGCCTGGAACATCAACGATAAGATGCGCCTGAACGTGAGCTACTTCTGCTCGCTCTACAGCGACTTCAACAAGAATCAGCAGCAGTATCAGGGCCTGCCCTACGCAGGCACCGACGTTTACAGCCGCACCAACCACGTGATTGGTGTTGGATTAGACTATAAATTCTAA
- a CDS encoding DUF3098 domain-containing protein, whose protein sequence is MDKKNFAFDKTNFILLAIGMAIVVIGFLLMVGPNSTDTAFEPDIFSVRRTKVAPVVCLFGFVSMIYAVVRKPKD, encoded by the coding sequence ATGGATAAGAAGAATTTTGCATTCGATAAGACCAACTTTATATTGTTGGCAATCGGCATGGCCATCGTGGTGATTGGCTTTTTGCTGATGGTAGGTCCTAATTCTACCGATACCGCATTCGAACCCGATATCTTTAGTGTGCGTCGCACCAAGGTGGCACCCGTGGTATGTTTGTTCGGTTTCGTGTCGATGATTTATGCCGTAGTTCGTAAACCAAAAGACTAG
- a CDS encoding undecaprenyl-diphosphate phosphatase produces MDWIQALILGLVQGLTEYLPVSSSGHLTILSNFFGIDGADNLQFTVAVHVATVLSTLVILWKEIDWILKGLFKFKMNDETKYALNIVVSMIPVGIIGVFFKDKVEEAFGAGLLIVGVMLCVTSVLLIFSYYAKPRVKEHISMWDAFVIGVAQACAVLPGLSRSGSTIATGLMLGDKKEKLAQFSFLMVIPPILGEALLDVLKAMKGDEVVSDSIGLFPMIVGFVAAFLSGCFACKLMINLVKKGKLVYFGIYCAIIGVTVLIYQLTR; encoded by the coding sequence ATGGATTGGATTCAAGCTTTGATTCTTGGTTTGGTGCAGGGACTCACAGAGTATCTGCCTGTTAGTTCGAGTGGACACCTGACTATTCTCTCAAACTTTTTCGGTATCGATGGTGCCGACAACCTGCAGTTTACTGTTGCTGTACACGTGGCTACCGTGCTGAGTACGCTGGTTATCCTGTGGAAGGAGATCGACTGGATACTGAAGGGACTGTTTAAGTTTAAGATGAACGACGAAACAAAATATGCCCTGAACATTGTGGTGTCGATGATTCCCGTAGGCATCATAGGCGTATTTTTTAAGGATAAGGTAGAAGAGGCATTTGGCGCAGGCTTGCTGATTGTAGGTGTGATGCTGTGCGTTACCTCGGTACTGCTTATCTTCTCGTACTATGCCAAGCCCCGTGTAAAGGAGCATATCTCTATGTGGGATGCTTTTGTCATCGGTGTGGCTCAGGCTTGTGCCGTACTGCCAGGACTGTCGCGCTCGGGTTCTACCATCGCTACCGGTTTGATGCTGGGCGATAAGAAGGAGAAGCTGGCTCAGTTCTCATTCCTGATGGTGATTCCTCCCATCCTGGGCGAGGCCCTGCTGGATGTGCTGAAGGCCATGAAGGGCGACGAGGTAGTAAGCGATAGCATCGGCTTGTTCCCCATGATTGTTGGTTTTGTGGCTGCATTCCTGTCGGGTTGCTTTGCCTGCAAGCTGATGATTAACCTGGTTAAGAAGGGTAAGCTGGTTTACTTTGGAATTTATTGCGCCATCATCGGTGTAACAGTGCTCATTTATCAGCTCACCCGATGA
- a CDS encoding cell division protein FtsX encodes MKKRKKDAGNRRGVQLVTLCISTAMVLVLLGLVVFSVQTSRNLSQWVKENLTVTVMLSDDVSVNGAKLLCRDLYHRPYSRNIDYISKEQALKEQSEAMGSDPSEFLGVNPFPATLELQLHSDYANRDSLKWIARELQKNPKITDVAYQVDLMDSVNRNLTKVNLVLLALAVLLTFVSFSLINNTVRLSVYSRRFIIHTMKLVGASWGFIRKPFMKQALLVGVIAALIAIAVLGGCMYALYYYEPNIISIITWRELTITAVAVLLFGIIITAACSYISVNKFLRMSAGELYKI; translated from the coding sequence ATGAAAAAACGAAAAAAAGATGCTGGCAACCGTCGTGGTGTGCAGTTGGTAACACTTTGCATTAGTACAGCGATGGTTCTGGTTTTGCTTGGACTGGTGGTATTTTCAGTCCAAACCTCTCGTAATCTGTCACAATGGGTGAAGGAGAACCTTACAGTGACGGTGATGCTGAGCGATGATGTATCGGTTAACGGCGCAAAACTGTTGTGTCGCGACCTGTATCATCGTCCTTATTCGCGTAACATCGACTACATTAGTAAAGAGCAGGCTCTGAAGGAACAGAGCGAGGCTATGGGCTCCGACCCTTCGGAGTTCTTAGGCGTAAACCCGTTCCCAGCCACGCTTGAGCTGCAGTTGCATTCGGATTATGCCAACCGCGACTCGTTGAAGTGGATTGCCCGCGAGCTGCAGAAGAATCCGAAGATTACGGATGTGGCCTATCAGGTTGACTTGATGGACAGCGTGAACCGCAATCTTACCAAGGTTAATCTGGTGCTCCTGGCGCTGGCCGTGCTGTTGACGTTTGTATCGTTCTCGCTGATTAACAACACCGTACGACTGAGTGTGTACTCGCGCCGTTTCATCATTCATACGATGAAGCTGGTGGGTGCCTCGTGGGGCTTTATCCGTAAGCCGTTTATGAAGCAGGCGCTGTTGGTGGGTGTGATAGCTGCCTTGATAGCCATTGCTGTGTTGGGTGGCTGCATGTATGCGCTCTACTACTACGAGCCCAACATTATCAGCATTATTACCTGGCGCGAGCTTACGATTACGGCTGTGGCTGTGCTGCTGTTTGGTATTATTATTACCGCTGCATGCTCGTATATCTCGGTAAACAAGTTCCTGCGTATGTCGGCAGGAGAACTGTACAAGATTTAA
- the porQ gene encoding type IX secretion system protein PorQ, protein MRNVVITILLTFCTCTTMAQESKTVYNFLRLPVSAHAAALGGENITLTDDDATQLFHNPALISGVTDKTLNLNYMTYMEGAKTVSASFVRLTGERASWGVSAQLMDYGRIKQTSFANEDLGDFSARDIAIGGTFAYELTERISGGITAKFITSTIAGYNSLGVGVDLGLNYLDVERGWSVSTVARNLGGQIKAYDDEFERIPFDLQVGASKRLLNSPLRFHATMSRLTDWSEGIGRHLAIGADVLLGENIYVATGYNFRKASEMKITDSEGSSAHGAGLTLGAGLSLQRFKLHLGWGKYHVSTSSLIINISYTL, encoded by the coding sequence ATCAGAAACGTCGTTATCACCATCCTACTCACGTTTTGTACCTGTACCACTATGGCACAGGAAAGCAAAACCGTGTACAATTTCCTGCGACTGCCCGTGAGTGCGCATGCTGCAGCATTGGGTGGAGAGAACATCACACTGACCGACGACGACGCCACACAACTGTTCCACAACCCTGCCCTTATCAGTGGGGTTACCGACAAGACACTGAACCTGAATTACATGACGTATATGGAGGGGGCCAAAACGGTGAGTGCCTCGTTTGTACGTCTGACAGGCGAACGTGCCTCGTGGGGTGTATCGGCACAACTGATGGACTATGGCCGCATAAAGCAGACCTCGTTTGCCAACGAGGACCTAGGCGACTTCTCGGCCCGCGATATTGCCATTGGTGGCACGTTTGCCTACGAGCTGACCGAGCGTATCAGTGGTGGTATCACCGCCAAGTTCATTACCTCAACCATTGCTGGCTACAACTCCTTAGGCGTGGGCGTGGATTTAGGTTTGAACTATCTCGACGTGGAGCGTGGCTGGAGTGTTTCGACTGTGGCACGTAACTTAGGTGGACAAATCAAAGCATATGACGATGAGTTTGAACGCATTCCCTTTGACTTGCAAGTGGGAGCCAGCAAGCGTCTGCTTAACTCGCCCCTGCGTTTCCACGCCACTATGAGCCGACTTACCGACTGGAGCGAGGGCATCGGGCGCCATTTAGCCATCGGTGCCGATGTACTGCTTGGCGAGAATATCTACGTGGCAACCGGCTATAACTTCCGCAAAGCCAGCGAGATGAAGATTACCGACAGCGAAGGATCGTCGGCCCACGGCGCAGGACTCACCTTAGGTGCAGGACTCTCGCTGCAACGCTTCAAGCTCCACTTAGGCTGGGGCAAATATCATGTCAGCACATCATCGCTAATTATTAATATATCATACACATTATGA
- a CDS encoding radical SAM protein: protein MSTIIYPSPIFGPVHSRRLGISLGINLLPADGKVCSFDCIYCECGFNEDHRPTLPMPTRQEVIEKLEAKLQQMVTDGQLPDVLTFAGNGEPTCHPHFAEIIDDVIRLRNQYCPQAKVSVLSNSTMIHRQQVHDALMKVDNNILKLDTVDPLYINKVDHPNGTYDVAQIIDRLKAFNGHVIIQTMFMRGQCQGESVDNTGEEYVAPWLEAVKAIKPQQVMIYTIDRETPAQGLEKATHEQLDTIRDRVIATGIPCTASY, encoded by the coding sequence ATGAGTACAATTATCTATCCATCGCCCATTTTTGGGCCTGTTCACAGTCGCCGACTGGGCATTTCGCTCGGTATCAACCTGTTGCCAGCCGACGGTAAGGTGTGCAGTTTCGACTGCATTTATTGCGAGTGTGGTTTCAACGAGGACCATCGCCCCACCCTGCCCATGCCAACACGCCAGGAGGTGATTGAGAAGCTCGAGGCCAAGTTGCAGCAGATGGTGACCGATGGTCAGTTGCCAGATGTACTGACCTTTGCCGGTAATGGCGAGCCCACCTGTCATCCGCATTTTGCCGAGATTATCGATGATGTCATCCGCCTGCGCAATCAGTATTGCCCCCAGGCCAAGGTATCGGTACTCAGCAACTCAACCATGATTCACCGTCAGCAGGTACACGACGCCCTGATGAAGGTGGATAACAACATCTTAAAACTCGATACCGTTGATCCTTTATATATTAATAAGGTAGATCATCCCAACGGCACCTACGATGTAGCCCAGATTATCGATCGCCTAAAGGCCTTTAACGGTCATGTGATTATCCAGACCATGTTTATGCGCGGCCAGTGCCAAGGCGAGAGCGTAGATAATACCGGCGAGGAATACGTTGCCCCCTGGTTAGAAGCCGTTAAAGCCATCAAGCCCCAGCAGGTAATGATTTACACCATCGACCGCGAAACGCCCGCCCAAGGCTTAGAGAAAGCCACCCACGAGCAACTCGACACCATCCGCGACCGCGTGATCGCCACCGGCATCCCCTGCACCGCGTCGTATTGA
- the cmk gene encoding (d)CMP kinase has product MKKITIAIDGHSSCGKSTMAKDLAREVGYVYVDTGAMYRSVTLYALRHNLFNADGSVKTAELEQQMPQIQISFKFNAETGRPDTYLNGECVEKEIRSLEVSNHVSPIAAVGFVRTAMVAQQQQMGKDKGVVMDGRDIGTTVFPDAELKIFVTASAEVRAQRRFDELKAKGMPADFDDILKNVQERDYIDSHREVSPLRKADDAIELDNSYMTIPEQKQWLMDRFKEKIE; this is encoded by the coding sequence ATGAAGAAGATAACAATTGCAATCGATGGCCACAGCTCGTGCGGTAAAAGCACAATGGCCAAGGACCTGGCCCGCGAAGTGGGCTATGTATATGTAGATACAGGCGCCATGTATCGCAGCGTAACACTCTACGCCCTGCGCCACAATCTGTTTAATGCCGATGGCAGCGTAAAGACAGCCGAACTGGAGCAGCAGATGCCACAGATACAGATTTCGTTCAAGTTCAATGCCGAGACCGGCCGCCCCGACACCTATCTTAATGGAGAGTGTGTTGAGAAGGAAATCCGCAGCTTGGAGGTGAGCAATCATGTAAGTCCCATTGCAGCAGTAGGTTTTGTACGTACCGCCATGGTTGCCCAACAGCAACAGATGGGTAAGGACAAGGGTGTGGTAATGGACGGTCGTGATATCGGTACCACCGTGTTCCCCGATGCCGAACTGAAGATTTTTGTAACTGCATCGGCCGAGGTACGTGCCCAGCGCCGTTTTGACGAGCTGAAAGCCAAGGGCATGCCTGCCGATTTCGATGATATCCTGAAGAACGTACAGGAGCGCGATTATATCGATTCGCACCGCGAGGTAAGTCCACTGCGCAAGGCCGATGATGCCATCGAATTGGACAACAGTTACATGACCATTCCAGAACAGAAACAGTGGTTAATGGACCGTTTTAAGGAGAAAATAGAGTAA
- the folK gene encoding 2-amino-4-hydroxy-6-hydroxymethyldihydropteridine diphosphokinase, with amino-acid sequence MNSEKLHRVFLGLGSNLGDKEANIRNAISLISERVGLVVRQSSLISTEPWGFESDNQFVNACVLCETTLTPRQVLLATQKIERELGRTHKSVGGHYADRLMDIDILLYDDLRVDEPDLQIPHPLMLERDFVMIPLGEIRD; translated from the coding sequence GTGAATAGTGAAAAGTTACATCGGGTATTCCTTGGGCTGGGAAGTAATCTTGGCGATAAGGAAGCGAATATCCGCAACGCTATATCGCTTATCAGCGAAAGAGTAGGACTGGTTGTGCGCCAGTCCTCTCTTATTTCGACCGAGCCCTGGGGGTTCGAGTCGGATAACCAGTTCGTAAATGCCTGCGTGCTATGCGAAACCACACTAACGCCCCGCCAGGTGCTGCTTGCCACCCAGAAGATTGAACGCGAGTTAGGGCGTACACACAAGTCGGTAGGAGGTCATTATGCCGACCGCCTGATGGATATAGACATTCTGCTATATGACGATCTGAGGGTGGATGAACCCGACTTGCAGATTCCCCACCCTCTGATGCTTGAGCGCGATTTTGTGATGATCCCGCTCGGTGAAATTAGAGATTGA